The Mesobacillus jeotgali genome window below encodes:
- a CDS encoding malate:quinone oxidoreductase, translating into MSNVQKATDVILIGAGVMSATLGSLLKELAPDWEIKVFEKLASAGEESSNEWNNAGTGHAALCELNYTPEKPDGSIDISKAINVNEQFQISRQFWSHLVKSNLIRNPQDFIRPLPHMSLVEGEKNVEFLKNRFKALSAIPMFQGMEYSEDPAKLKEWIPLVMEGRTSTEPIAATKIDSGTDVNFGALTRMLFEHLESQKVQINYRHSVKDIKRASDGTWEVKVKNLESGRTESHFAKFIFIGGGGGSLPLLQKTGIPESKQIGGFPVSGLFMVCNNPEVVEQHHAKVYGKAKVGAPPMSVPHLDTRFIDNKKSLLFGPFAGFTPKFLKTGSNLDLIGSVKPNNIITMLAAGMKEMALTKYLIEQVMLSHEKRMEELREFIPNAKSEDWSIVVAGQRVQVIKDTDTGKGTLQFGTEVVSSSDGSVAALLGASPGASTAVNVMLEVLEKCFPEKMFEWKDKIKEMVPSYGVSLVENPELFHEIHESTAKMLGLNEKEKVLSR; encoded by the coding sequence ATGAGCAACGTACAGAAAGCAACAGACGTTATCTTGATCGGTGCCGGAGTCATGAGTGCGACGTTGGGATCCTTACTGAAAGAATTAGCACCAGATTGGGAAATCAAAGTGTTTGAGAAACTTGCTTCAGCAGGCGAAGAAAGCTCTAATGAGTGGAATAACGCAGGTACTGGCCATGCCGCATTGTGCGAACTTAACTACACACCTGAAAAACCGGACGGATCAATTGATATTAGCAAAGCTATAAACGTAAATGAACAGTTCCAAATTTCAAGACAATTTTGGTCTCATCTTGTAAAAAGCAACTTGATTCGTAATCCCCAGGATTTTATCAGGCCTCTGCCTCATATGAGTCTAGTAGAAGGGGAAAAGAATGTAGAATTTTTGAAAAATCGTTTTAAAGCGCTTTCAGCTATTCCTATGTTTCAAGGAATGGAGTATTCTGAGGATCCAGCTAAGCTGAAGGAGTGGATTCCTTTAGTCATGGAGGGCCGTACTTCAACTGAGCCGATTGCTGCGACCAAAATAGATTCAGGCACGGATGTTAACTTTGGAGCTTTAACAAGGATGTTGTTTGAACATCTGGAGAGTCAAAAGGTCCAGATTAACTATAGACATAGTGTGAAAGATATCAAACGTGCTAGCGATGGCACTTGGGAAGTCAAGGTAAAAAATCTTGAAAGCGGAAGAACAGAGTCCCATTTTGCGAAATTCATTTTTATTGGCGGTGGGGGCGGCAGCCTGCCATTGCTGCAAAAAACAGGGATTCCCGAATCAAAACAAATCGGCGGGTTCCCGGTAAGCGGATTATTCATGGTGTGCAACAATCCTGAGGTTGTCGAGCAGCACCATGCGAAAGTTTACGGTAAAGCCAAGGTAGGGGCTCCTCCAATGTCCGTTCCGCACCTGGATACACGTTTTATTGATAATAAAAAGTCGTTGCTGTTTGGACCGTTTGCCGGCTTCACGCCGAAATTCCTAAAAACAGGCTCGAATTTGGATTTGATAGGTTCAGTAAAGCCGAATAATATCATTACTATGTTAGCGGCCGGAATGAAGGAAATGGCGCTGACTAAATATCTGATCGAGCAGGTTATGCTATCGCATGAAAAGCGGATGGAAGAACTGCGTGAGTTTATCCCTAATGCGAAAAGCGAGGATTGGAGTATCGTAGTCGCAGGACAGCGTGTACAGGTCATCAAGGATACCGATACAGGCAAAGGGACACTACAGTTCGGCACAGAGGTTGTAAGCTCCTCTGATGGCTCAGTGGCCGCATTGCTAGGGGCATCTCCAGGAGCATCCACTGCAGTTAACGTCATGCTTGAGGTACTGGAAAAATGCTTCCCAGAGAAAATGTTTGAATGGAAAGATAAAATCAAAGAAATGGTACCTTCGTATGGAGTGTCTTTAGTCGAAAATCCGGAACTATTCCATGAAATTCATGAATCAACAGCTAAAATGCTTGGTTTAAATGAAAAAGAAAAGGTCCTCAGTAGATAG
- the ahpF gene encoding alkyl hydroperoxide reductase subunit F produces the protein MLLDADIKAQLAQYLQMMEGDVLLKVSAGSDDVSRDMLALVDELATMSSHIKVEHAELERTPSFSVNRPGEDTGVTFAGIPLGHEFTSLVLALLQVSGRAPKVDQKVIDQVKAIKDEYRFETYVSLSCHNCPDVVQALNLMSILNPGISHVMIDGAAFKDEVESKQVMAVPTVFLNGETFGSGRMSLEEILAKMGSGPDASELSDKDPYDVLVVGGGPAGSSAAIYAARKGIRTGIVAERFGGQVMDTLGIENFISVKHTEGPKLVASLEEHVKEYGVDIMNLQRAKSLTKKDLIELELDNGAVLKSKTVIISTGARWRNVNVPGEAEFKNKGVAYCPHCDGPLFEGKDVAVIGGGNSGVEAAIDLAGIVKHVTVIEFNPELKADQVLQDRLHSLQNVTVVTNAQTTEITGTDKVNGISYVDRATGEEHHVELQGVFVQIGLVPNTEWLGDTLERTRFGEIVVDKHGATDLPGVFAAGDCTDSAYKQIIISMGSGATAALGAFDYLIRN, from the coding sequence ATGTTATTAGATGCAGATATAAAAGCACAATTAGCCCAATATCTTCAAATGATGGAGGGCGATGTGCTGCTTAAAGTTAGCGCAGGATCGGATGATGTATCACGAGACATGCTGGCTTTAGTCGATGAATTGGCAACAATGTCATCCCACATCAAAGTGGAGCATGCAGAACTCGAAAGAACACCAAGCTTCAGTGTCAACCGCCCTGGCGAAGACACTGGAGTGACTTTCGCAGGCATTCCTTTAGGACATGAATTCACTTCATTAGTCCTGGCTCTGCTGCAGGTTAGCGGAAGGGCTCCTAAGGTAGACCAGAAAGTCATCGATCAGGTAAAAGCGATCAAAGACGAATATCGTTTTGAAACGTATGTCAGCCTGAGCTGCCATAACTGCCCTGATGTGGTGCAGGCCCTGAACCTGATGAGCATTCTAAACCCTGGCATTTCCCATGTCATGATCGATGGCGCAGCTTTCAAGGATGAAGTTGAAAGCAAGCAGGTCATGGCCGTGCCAACGGTATTCCTGAATGGTGAAACATTCGGAAGCGGACGTATGTCCCTAGAAGAAATCCTTGCAAAAATGGGCTCTGGCCCTGATGCATCTGAACTGAGCGACAAAGACCCTTACGATGTCCTTGTTGTCGGCGGCGGACCGGCTGGTTCCAGTGCGGCCATCTATGCGGCTCGTAAAGGAATTCGTACAGGTATCGTAGCAGAACGCTTCGGCGGACAGGTTATGGATACTTTAGGCATTGAGAACTTCATCAGTGTGAAGCATACTGAAGGTCCAAAGCTTGTTGCAAGCCTTGAGGAGCATGTAAAAGAGTACGGCGTGGATATCATGAACTTGCAGCGTGCTAAAAGCCTGACGAAAAAAGACCTGATTGAACTTGAACTTGATAATGGTGCAGTTCTTAAGAGTAAAACTGTCATCATTTCAACTGGTGCCCGCTGGCGTAATGTCAATGTACCAGGAGAAGCCGAGTTCAAGAACAAAGGGGTGGCTTACTGCCCTCACTGTGATGGACCATTGTTCGAAGGAAAAGATGTTGCGGTTATCGGCGGAGGAAACTCCGGTGTTGAAGCAGCAATCGACCTTGCAGGTATCGTAAAGCATGTAACAGTTATCGAGTTCAACCCTGAACTCAAAGCTGACCAGGTTTTACAAGACCGTCTGCACAGCCTTCAGAACGTTACAGTTGTGACGAACGCACAAACAACTGAAATTACTGGAACAGACAAAGTGAACGGCATTTCCTATGTTGACCGTGCAACAGGTGAAGAACACCATGTTGAATTACAAGGTGTATTCGTCCAGATCGGCCTCGTACCGAACACAGAATGGCTCGGTGACACGCTTGAACGCACTCGCTTCGGTGAGATCGTCGTAGACAAGCACGGTGCCACGGATCTTCCAGGCGTCTTCGCTGCAGGCGACTGCACGGACAGTGCATACAAACAAATCATCATTTCAATGGGATCAGGTGCAACCGCAGCATTAGGTGCGTTTGATTATCTAATCCGAAATTAA
- a CDS encoding DUF421 domain-containing protein — protein MEFFQSQESLTAIQWILRAIIGFFFLLIVTRALGQRAISQLRPLDFAIALVIGNIIAHPLSDEHLGLKGSIITTTVLLALYLGGIYMILKFSWFRRLLSHAPITIVENGEILYKGLKKARISIDVLLEELRERKIEDVKKVALAIWEADGKLSVFLDPKYEPLTPSSMQMAAEPFNFPRTIIKEGKINYEVLNQVHKDEGWVVSNLENIYQTGVQDVLLATLDNKDILKVFLYK, from the coding sequence ATGGAATTTTTCCAAAGCCAGGAATCGCTTACTGCTATTCAGTGGATACTGCGGGCTATTATTGGTTTTTTCTTTTTATTAATTGTAACCAGAGCTCTTGGGCAACGTGCCATTTCCCAATTGAGACCCTTGGATTTTGCGATCGCTTTAGTTATCGGGAACATTATTGCCCATCCCCTCTCAGACGAGCATTTAGGATTAAAAGGCTCTATCATCACAACTACTGTCTTATTGGCATTATATCTCGGCGGAATCTATATGATACTCAAATTCTCCTGGTTTAGACGGTTACTCAGCCATGCACCAATCACCATTGTTGAAAACGGTGAAATACTTTATAAAGGATTAAAAAAGGCAAGAATCTCTATTGATGTATTATTGGAAGAGCTGCGGGAAAGAAAAATAGAAGATGTGAAAAAAGTAGCCCTGGCGATTTGGGAGGCTGACGGTAAATTATCCGTTTTCTTAGATCCAAAATATGAACCACTGACTCCCTCCTCTATGCAAATGGCTGCAGAGCCATTCAATTTTCCAAGGACGATCATTAAAGAAGGAAAAATAAATTACGAAGTATTGAATCAAGTTCACAAGGACGAAGGCTGGGTTGTTTCAAATTTAGAAAATATTTATCAGACAGGTGTTCAAGATGTCCTGCTTGCCACCCTTGATAATAAAGACATCCTTAAAGTATTTTTATATAAATAA
- a CDS encoding DegV family protein, translating to MIKILADSTCDLSKEVLELYDIILAPLTINIEGKLYKDRVDIEPNDFYSILKGLSEHPTTGMPSPEEYLKIINKAVNDGYEEILCICMSSGTSGAYQSAAIAKDYFYEEYPESAVKIHVVDSKCMSHGSGWLIMKSAMMREQGASFEEIIDFNETYKTKVKHFLSVDDLNHLIKSGRLTNASAFIGKILMLKPIMTMKQGKGAIVAKERGRNKVLKHYVQEFIKRNDNEMTEFILIGYTSDKAVAETLKQKLREEAGFSGAIHIMQMGVSVGTHVGPGAISMFFIEK from the coding sequence ATGATTAAAATTTTGGCTGATTCTACTTGTGATTTATCGAAGGAAGTACTTGAATTATATGACATTATCTTAGCCCCATTGACAATAAATATAGAGGGTAAACTTTATAAAGATCGAGTGGATATTGAGCCAAATGATTTTTATTCTATTTTAAAAGGTTTATCTGAGCACCCAACGACAGGGATGCCAAGTCCTGAAGAATACCTTAAAATCATAAATAAAGCTGTGAATGATGGATATGAGGAGATACTATGTATATGCATGTCTAGCGGGACAAGCGGTGCCTACCAATCAGCTGCGATAGCAAAAGATTATTTCTATGAGGAGTACCCTGAATCGGCTGTTAAAATCCATGTAGTCGATTCTAAATGCATGAGTCATGGCAGTGGCTGGTTAATCATGAAGAGTGCAATGATGCGAGAGCAGGGGGCATCATTTGAGGAAATCATCGATTTTAATGAAACGTACAAAACCAAAGTAAAACACTTCCTATCCGTTGATGATCTAAATCATTTAATCAAGAGTGGCAGACTCACGAATGCAAGTGCATTTATCGGAAAGATTCTTATGCTTAAACCGATCATGACGATGAAGCAAGGAAAAGGGGCAATCGTCGCAAAAGAAAGAGGCCGTAATAAAGTACTGAAGCATTATGTACAAGAGTTTATTAAACGAAACGACAACGAAATGACAGAGTTTATTCTCATTGGCTATACATCGGATAAGGCCGTTGCTGAAACGCTAAAACAAAAACTCCGGGAAGAAGCAGGATTTTCAGGTGCAATCCATATCATGCAGATGGGAGTTTCTGTTGGAACCCATGTCGGTCCGGGAGCCATATCAATGTTTTTTATAGAGAAATGA